A stretch of Terriglobales bacterium DNA encodes these proteins:
- the atpG gene encoding ATP synthase F1 subunit gamma, translating to MANVLDIRRRIRSVKNTRQITKAMKMISAARLRKAQERALSARPYAQMLTNVLKSLVSRAEVYDPETGEPRHPLLARRPEKAILLVVVTGDRGLAGAFNTNILKAATRFIASKPEQAIDIEAVGRKARDFFRRRYPAGQAGPERAARIRVTGEHAGMLGKLTFADANALAENVIERYTSGQVDSVYVLYNEFKSVVSQRLVVDEILPIEQIGAADIRYAEEMGEEERHRAAQVAATSGVSPRKADTAAMDERAAAFGAAPVDYIYEQPAAEMFRALLPKYISVQMYRAMIESVAAEHAARMTAMDSATNNASDMIDALTLTMNRARQASITKEIIEIVSGAAAL from the coding sequence ATGGCCAATGTCCTCGATATCCGTCGCCGCATCCGCAGCGTGAAGAACACGCGGCAGATCACCAAGGCGATGAAAATGATCTCCGCCGCGCGGCTGCGCAAGGCGCAGGAGCGGGCGCTGAGCGCGCGCCCGTACGCGCAGATGCTGACCAACGTGCTCAAGTCGCTGGTCTCGCGCGCCGAGGTGTACGACCCGGAGACCGGCGAGCCGCGGCATCCGCTGCTGGCGCGCCGACCGGAGAAGGCCATCCTGCTGGTCGTCGTGACCGGCGACCGCGGCCTGGCGGGCGCATTCAACACCAACATCCTGAAAGCGGCCACGCGCTTCATCGCCTCCAAGCCCGAGCAGGCCATTGATATCGAAGCCGTCGGCCGCAAAGCGCGCGACTTCTTCCGCCGGCGATATCCCGCCGGACAGGCGGGCCCGGAACGTGCCGCACGCATTCGTGTCACCGGCGAACACGCAGGCATGCTCGGCAAGCTGACCTTCGCCGACGCGAATGCCCTCGCCGAAAACGTCATCGAGCGCTACACCTCCGGCCAGGTGGACTCGGTGTACGTGCTTTACAACGAGTTCAAGTCGGTGGTCTCGCAGCGGCTGGTGGTGGACGAGATTCTTCCCATCGAGCAGATCGGCGCGGCCGACATCCGTTATGCGGAAGAGATGGGCGAAGAAGAGCGGCATCGCGCGGCGCAGGTGGCCGCCACCAGCGGCGTGAGCCCGCGCAAGGCCGATACCGCTGCCATGGACGAGCGCGCCGCCGCCTTCGGCGCTGCGCCGGTGGACTACATCTACGAGCAGCCGGCGGCGGAGATGTTCCGCGCGCTGCTGCCCAAGTACATTTCCGTGCAGATGTACCGCGCCATGATCGAGTCGGTCGCGGCCGAGCACGCCGCGCGCATGACCGCCATGGATTCGGCCACCAACAACGCCAGCGACATGATTGACGCGCTCACGCTCACCATGAACCGCGCGCGCCAGGCGAGCATTACCAAGGAGATTATCGAGATCGTGTCGGGTGCTGCGGCTCTTTGA
- the atpD gene encoding F0F1 ATP synthase subunit beta translates to MAENVGKVIQVAGPAVDVQFAEGALPPIYQAIRVVSDGFNVPQPINVVLEVEQHLGEARVRCVAMQPTDGMVRGMKAIDMGGPIRVPVGKETLGRVINVIGEPVDQLGPIGAKKTAPIHRPAPAFDEQSTSAEMFETGIKVVDLIQPFLKGGKIGLFGGAGVGKTVIIQELINNIAKQHGGYSVFAGVGERTREGNDLWLEMSESGVIKPGDYEHSKAALVYGQMTEPPGARLRVALTGLTVAEYFRDEEGKDTLLFIDNIFRFTQAGSEVSTLLGRMPSAVGYQPNLATEMGELQERITSTKKGSVTSVQAIYVPADDLTDPAPATTFAHLDATTVLSRQIVELGIYPAVDPLASTSRILDPHVVGQEHYDVAQGVKRVLQRYKDLQDIIAILGIDELSDDDKLTVARARKIQKFLSQPFHVAEQFTGKAGRYVKVADTIEGFKQIIEGMHDDVPEQAFYMKGAIAEVLEEAQKMKAAA, encoded by the coding sequence ATGGCAGAAAACGTAGGTAAAGTCATCCAAGTCGCCGGCCCCGCGGTGGATGTGCAGTTCGCCGAGGGGGCGCTTCCGCCCATTTACCAGGCCATTCGCGTAGTGAGCGACGGCTTCAACGTCCCCCAGCCCATCAATGTGGTCCTCGAGGTCGAGCAGCACCTGGGCGAGGCGCGGGTGCGCTGCGTCGCCATGCAACCCACCGACGGCATGGTGCGCGGCATGAAGGCGATTGATATGGGCGGGCCCATCCGAGTGCCGGTGGGCAAGGAGACGCTGGGCCGCGTGATCAACGTGATCGGCGAGCCGGTGGATCAGCTCGGCCCGATCGGCGCCAAGAAGACCGCGCCCATTCACCGTCCCGCGCCCGCGTTCGACGAGCAGTCCACCAGCGCGGAGATGTTCGAGACCGGCATCAAGGTCGTTGACCTGATCCAGCCATTTTTGAAGGGCGGCAAGATCGGCCTGTTCGGCGGCGCCGGCGTGGGCAAGACCGTCATCATCCAGGAGCTGATCAACAACATCGCCAAGCAGCACGGCGGATACTCCGTGTTCGCCGGCGTGGGCGAGCGCACCCGCGAAGGCAACGATCTGTGGCTGGAGATGTCCGAGTCGGGCGTGATCAAGCCCGGCGACTACGAGCACTCCAAGGCGGCGCTGGTTTACGGCCAGATGACCGAGCCGCCCGGAGCGCGCCTGCGCGTGGCGCTCACCGGCCTGACCGTGGCCGAGTACTTCCGCGACGAAGAAGGCAAAGACACGCTGCTGTTCATCGACAACATCTTCCGCTTCACGCAGGCCGGCTCTGAGGTTTCCACGCTGCTGGGCCGCATGCCCTCGGCGGTCGGCTACCAGCCGAACCTAGCCACGGAGATGGGCGAACTGCAGGAGCGCATCACCTCGACCAAGAAGGGCTCGGTCACGTCGGTGCAGGCGATTTACGTTCCCGCCGACGACCTCACCGATCCCGCTCCGGCCACCACCTTCGCGCACCTGGACGCGACCACCGTCCTTTCGCGCCAGATCGTCGAGCTGGGCATCTACCCGGCGGTTGATCCGCTGGCTTCGACCTCGCGCATTCTCGATCCGCACGTGGTCGGTCAGGAGCACTACGATGTTGCGCAGGGCGTGAAGCGCGTGCTCCAGCGCTACAAAGACTTGCAGGACATCATCGCCATTCTGGGCATTGACGAGCTCAGCGACGACGACAAGCTCACCGTCGCGCGCGCCCGCAAGATCCAGAAGTTCCTCTCGCAGCCCTTCCACGTGGCCGAGCAGTTCACCGGCAAGGCCGGCCGCTACGTGAAGGTGGCCGACACCATCGAGGGCTTCAAGCAGATCATCGAGGGCATGCACGACGACGTGCCCGAGCAGGCCTTCTACATGAAGGGCGCCATCGCCGAAGTGCTGGAAGAGGCGCAGAAGATGAAGGCGGCAGCGTAG